aattcatttatttattctgggtctgtttaaaaacctgaatatatgtttaaatatgGCATCTCAttgaacaataaaacacattaataataattaactcACATATTTCAGTTTGCCTCCATTTCCATATAAACCCAGCAGCTCCAATAACAATTATGAGGCCCAAAATCccagcaaaaatgttaaaaatattacagtCAGACTGAGAAATGAAGAAACCATCTGAAACAGAGTCATGAAGAGtttcatgtaaaaacaatatctgaGCTGTTTactgatcaaaatgttttagtttcctACCTGGAACATGAATGTGTGTCTCTCTGCTCTGGTTGATGTCTCTCTGTTGGACTCTGCAGGTAAAGTTGTTGTAGTTTCTCTTCTCTACAGTCACTCTGCTGCTAACAGTGTAAACACCATCAGGATCTGGGCTTTTCTCTGCAGGTCCAGCAGACATGATGTTTCCGTCACCGTCCAGCCAGAACAGCTCAGGTTCTGGATACCAGCCTGCAGCCCTGCAGTCCAGCATCACTCCACTGCTGCTGACATCCAGTCCAGATAAACTGACACCAGGTGAGGAAACAGAACCTGATGATCAGAGGACAGAAAAAGAATCACATCGTTTAACAGTCGATCTGTGAAAATCagctaaatgttacatttaagcTGTAACTGAACTGAAGAGGCAGAataaacttcatgtttttcttttgtaagtgAAGCATTTATGAACAGTCAGTATGTGATGAACAGGAAGTTAATTTGAAggggatttttatttaaagtaaaatttactCAATTATTTCATTCTATGTTGCTTTCAAATGTAACAGTAAAAGTGTTTAAAacttctaaatgtttttgttatgttaaaatacttttcaatcatttttatgtcttgaatcaacaattataaataaacttggtAATGATAACCTTACAGCTGCACTCAGCATAGATctttcaaaatattacaaacattaCAGATTATAATACACAAtctgagttaaaatgttaaattgtttttattttaagttcatAGTGACGCACATTTTCAGtgagttttattcaaaatcagaTAATTAAACAATCTTGtctataaaatctttaaatttgcTGATTTCGGAACATGATGTAAAACCTTTGATAACTGATGTagtttttagttaaaatgtctttgCAAATATTCCTTAGTAAACATTAACATGAAGATATGCTTTTTAATTGTATACTGTatgttttaagttattttctttacttaCCAACAACAAGCTCAACAAAATATTCCTTCTTCTCTTTGGGTAAGTAGCATCTGTATCTTCCATTGTCAGATATTCTGACATCAGAGAGTTTCAGTGAAACGTCtccatttttcagattttcaggaAACATTGACGATCTTCCCCTGTAGGCTTCGTTTTGGTCGGCTGTATATTCTTGACCTTCAAgactcacaaacacaaatctgGGTTTCAGGTCGGGTCTGCCCCACTCCACTGTCATCTTAGACGCATCTTTAGGAGGTTTCAGGAAACACGGCAGAACCACGGCCTCACCGACCAACACTGTAACTGACTGGGACGAATCTGTCTGCTGTGACTCacctgaaaatgacaaaagatgaaaaatttcATATCTAGCGGCAATTTTTCTTAAAACCAACATAACAAAAATCACCTTGTGTTGATTTACATGCTTGTTTTGGAGGCACtttgctgccctctagtggttgTAGCTATTCCCATTAAAGTATCATTAGAATAGTAAACAACTACCACTTTTATTATACAGTATGTGGTTATTAGCACTTATTCAGCCAGAAAGTGTGTGATGACACACACATTAATATTAAACTATTTTCTGTCTATTCCATCCAGATTTAacatcagtttctgttttactgcatTCAGAGATTTTACAACTTTAACAGGTTTTAGAAACTGTGAGGATTAAAAGCACACTGGCTGGttttagttcattttgttttgaaagattAAGATTATAACACTGAACTAATCTCTAATTTGTCAAATTAATGCAAGACAGATGAATGAGTCAAATGGTCAAGAGTGCAATAGCTTAAGGAGTAAATAAATACACCAGTGGGTATTTATTCAGCAATTTGTTGTTCACCAAACTTgaataaaataccttaaataaAGAAGATTAAGCAGATTAAGAAGATTaatataaacaaacatgaatGACTGCTGGTAACGTGTTTGTAATTTGGTCAACAGAACTGCTCTACCTCATTTCATGCAGATTTTTGTTGACTAACTGAAACTCAGATTGTGTTGAATCTTCAaccctaaaagaaaaaatgtctttgttaacTAACCGTCTTGACTTTTCCCAACCTGTGGTGACtaaagcaaacatttctaaTCCTGGAGTCATAGAGGAAACACTGATAAATATCACAGTCACagtcaaactaaatttaaacagATTCCTATATATTTGTGTAAAGATTACCTTTGCAGGTGAACATGAGGAGCAGGAAGCCAATCACAGCAATAATGGAGAGATGATTTATAGTTAACATCTTTTGCTTATGACCCAACCtgtaaatgtaatattaaagcACAGAGAGtatggttttaaattaatttagtgTTAAAGGATTTCTATCAAAAATGAAATGGCAactatgtaaataaatattgttttatatattgcTTGTGGTCTTCAgcctttagtttattttgtcatgATTGATTTCAAATATAACTagctttttatttccaaataaatatttttaaaataattattgaaaatgtCAATATTGAACAGAGAATAAGAAAACACTTCAAATTAAGACATAGAGGAACATGCAAACTTTAAAGGaagatattaaataaatatttattaacgGTAAAGAActcaaaattacacaaaaaccaAAGTCTTTAAGATtttcaaatacagaaatataaaatgcttCCTGAAGTTACAATGAAACgttaaaacattagaaaatgatgtaaaaccgaatataacaaaaaaaaaaaaaaacatacttgggTTAGGGCCACGGTCCGAAGTGGCAAAATTTTCCCATAGGCTTTGACACCGCCGTGTTCTGCCACTATGCCTAAGTGGCTGCAAGAGCTCGTTTGCCACCTCGGTATTCCTTTGAATGGGCCATTTGGGCGCTTTTGGAGTCATATGGGTGCATATGCAGTTCATGCAAAATCCCCTGGATGGAGCTCTTGTATTAGGATTAGAATCATGTCAGATTTTCACTTTCAGCTCAGAGGGCCTGCCACCTGGGTGTTCCGACCGGTGATCCCTGGTGGCAAAGTGGGTTAGCTGGGTCTGCTAAGTGTCTGAGTGCTGGTGGTTCATGGGTAGTGTGGTCCACGGGCATTGTGGGGGATTGGGAGGCCTGCCACTTGGGTATTCTGACCTGTGATCCTTGGTGGCAAAGTGGCTTAGCTGTGTGTGCTAAGTGTCTGAGTGCTGGTGGTTCATGGGTACTAGTCAGGAGGTCCATGGGGGTGGTTCATGGGTACTACTGTGGAGGTCCATGGGGGTGGTTCATCCTACCTCCATGCGGGGTTATGGTGCTCCATTCCTGGGTACATGAGCTCCATGATGTGCCCTGGTTCTCTGGAGGTCCAGGGGCTGTTTCATCCAGCCTCCATGCGGGGTTATGGTGCTCCATTCCTGGGTACATGAGCTCCATGATGTGCCCTGGTTCTCTGGAGGTCCAGGGGGTCTGTCTCCCACCCTCCATGCGGGGTTATGGTGCTCCATTCCTGGGTACTTGAGCTCCATGAGTCCCCCTGGTTCTCTGGAGGTCCATGGGGGTGGTTCATCCTACCTCCATGCGGGGTTATGGTGCTTCATTCCTGGGTACATGAGCTCCATGAGTCCCCCTGGTTCTCTGGAGGTCCATGGGGGTGGTTCATCTGCCCTCCATGCGGGCTTTCAGTGCCCTAGCCCTGGGTAAATGAGTTCCATGAGTCCCCCCTGGTTCTCTGGAGGTCCAGGGGGTCTGTCTCCCACCCTCCATGCGGGGTTATGGTGCTTCATTCCTGGGTACATGAGCTCCATGATGTGCCCTGGTTCTCTGGAGGTCCAGGGGCTGTTTCATCCAGCCTCCATGCGGGGTTATGGTGCTCCATTCCTGGGTACATGAGCTCCATGAGTCCCCCTGGTTCTCTGGAGGTCCATGGGGGTGGTTCATCTGCCCTCCATGCGGGGTTATGGTGCTTCATTCCTGGGTACTTGAGCTCCATGAGTCCCCCTGGTTCTCTGGAGGTCCAGGGGGTCTGTCTCCCACCCTCCATGCGGGGTTATGGTGCTCCATTCCTGGGTAAATGAGCTCCATGAGTCCCCCCTGGTTGTCTGGAGGTCCAAGGTGTCTGTCTCCCAACCTCCATGCGGGGTTATGGTGCTCCACTCCTTGGCAAAGCCCCCCCAGAGCAGGGGGGCATCAGAGGAGGTTGTGCCTGGTTTCGTTTATTCTTCCAAGTGTGTGTGATGACCCGAGCTCACCTTTGGCCCAATAAATGCACGGGACCCCCCCTTAAAGCCCCCGTGAATGTCGGTTCCCATATGGCATCAATGCAATTGAAAATGATACCCGGATGGCAAGTCCTGCAGCTCTGCGTCCCAAGCTGGTATCGAACCAGGCTCTGCCGGGTGGGAGGCAAGCTTCTTAACCATTGTGCCACGGGGGAGTGAAGGTCGGTCCGCCCAAACGGCACGGTATTTGTGGTTCGACTGCCGCCCCGGAAAGGCAGAAGGAAATCTCTGCTGAGAAAAGGCACCGACAATGCACCAATCACTTAACTGCTATTTGGGCATACTCCTTTATGATACCCATTTGGCAAGCCCCATGTTCCCGAATACCCAGGTGGCAAGCCCCCATTGACATAAACACCCAGGTGGCAAGCCCCATGGTGCCCTATCACTGGGTAAAGGAGCTCCATGAGTCCCCCCTGGTTGTCTGGAGGTCCATGGGGGTGGTTCATCTGCCCTCCATGCGGGCTTTGGGTGCCCTATCCCTGGGTAAATGAGCTCCATGATCTGCCCTGGTCCTCTGGAGGTCCAAATACCCATTTGGCAAGCCCCATATACTCAAATACCCAGGTGGCAACCCTCCCATTGTCCTAAACACCCAAGAGGCAAGCCCATGTCCACAAAGGCAGCCTTACCAGGGGCACGAGACTCTGGGCCATGCACACTGGTGGGTGTAGTCCGTGTAGGGGTGCTTAAGTGTGGGGTACACAGGTTCCAATGGTGCTTAAGTCTTGGTCCCCCAAGTGGCAAGCCCCCATTGACATAAACACCCAGGTGGCAAGCCCCATGTACTCGAATACCCAGGTGGCAACCCTCCCATTGTCATAAACACCCAAGAGGCAAGCCCCATGTTCACGAATACCCAGGTGGCAAGCCCCATGTACTCGAATACCCAGGTGGCAACCCTCCCATTGTCATAAACACCCAAGTGGCAAGCCATGTCCACAAAGGGAGCCTTACCAGGGGCACGAGACTCTGGGCCTGCGGACTGGTGGGTGTAGTCCGCGGAGGGGTGCTTAAGTGTGGGGTACCCAGGTTCGAAGGGTGCTTAAGTGTGGGTCCCCAAAGTGGCAAGACCCCCATAGTCCTAAACACCCATTTGGCTTAAGTCTGGGTCCCCAGGTTCGAATGGTGCTTAAGTCTTGGTCCCCCAAGTGGCAAGCCCCCATTGACATAAACACCCAGGTGGCAAGCCCCATGGTGCTCCACTCCTGGGTACTTAAGCTCCATGAGTCCCCCTGGTTCTCTGGAGGTCCAAGGGGTGGTTCATCCAACCTCCATGCGGGCCTTGGGTGCCCTATCCCTGGGTAAATGAGCTCCATGATCTGCCCTGGTCCCCCAAGTGGCAAGCCCCCATTGACATAAACACCCATGTGGCAAGTCTGGGTACCCAGGTTCGAATGGTGCTGAAGTCTCGGTCCCCCAAGTGGCAACACCCCCGTGGTCATATACCCCCATTTGGCAAGTGTGGGTACCCAGGTTCGGACGGTGCTTAACCCTTGGTCCCCCAAGTGGCAAGCCCCATGTTCACGAATACCCAGGTGGCAAGCCCTCATGTTCAGGAATACCCAGGTGGCAAGCCCTCATGTTCAGGAATACCCAGGTGGCAAGCCCCATGTTCACGAATACCCAGGTGGCAAGCCCCCATTGACATAAACACCCAAGTGGCAACCCCCCATGTTCAGGAATACCCAGGTGGCAAGCCCCCATTGTCATAAACACCCAATTGGCAAGCCCAAATGGAgtgaaatgtgacaaagtgtcAGTTGTATGGGTAAAAATACCCAAGTGGCAACACCCCCATTGATGGAATACCCATGTGGCAAGTTCGGGTCTAATACCCAAGTGGCAGTTTTCCCCATTGACAGAAACACCGAGATGGCAACGATGCCATCTGGTGGCAGAAACACGTTATTACAGCGAATGTTGCCACGAGGGAGCAAAAACCAtgatttttgtgaaaagtttgtCCTGTTTGGGGGTCTCTGACGGGGAGACCGGGGGTCTTAAAAATCGGTAGGGGGGGGTCATAGGGGTAACGAGGGATAACCGGATTTTTAGAGATTGACCCCGTAACCCTACGACCTAGGGTTAGCCCTCcagaatttttagaaaaaggcCCTTTTTTCCTCCCAAATGTACACTTTTTTGGCCCTGGCCCTAAATAGggttaaaaaagcaataaagtgtAGTTTAATACAGGAGATAAAATTTAACATCCAGTTTCATTTACATGCACCAACATTTTGATTAAGACAAACCTGCAGCAGGTTCAGTTAAACAACCAACAATCGTAAAAAGAACCTGAACCATGAAATCAGTGGTAAGGtaccaaaaacaaatgttaaaatttacaatcgtcattttaaaatcctttcatTTAAATCTGTTAAGGCATTAAACAaatgatatttgtttttccctcAGTTTAATTTCAAGAGTTTTTATCaatcaaaataaactcataatctAACAATGTGACTAAAAATGACTTTCAGTGATATGaacaatgagaaaatatttcagactaGATTAATAACTTAAAGTGAAAAATGGAGCGATAGAAGGATTAGAAGGTTTCAGTACGTACCCGCTCTGCAGAGACTCATTTATGGTAAAACAGGTTCAAAGTAACAGGAACATGAGATTCTGGGTCAAAGTCCATGAACAACTCAGTTCCTTTTAGATGTAATAAAATAAGGTGTGTTCAGTTCTGTTGGTTGTAACTTTTGCAGTGATTTATCAGAAACccaaaagattttctgtttggtAAAAGACTTTTAACAAAACCTTTACAGAAGCACATATGAATTTATGTTTCTGAAATGACTGACAGAAAATAGTAATCTTTTTCTAAATAGTCAAATTTATACAGATTTATCTGCatataaaaccattaaaataagTATAAAACTCATCATTACTTTTCATCTACACTGAATTCAGATTCATCATTTTAACCTGGAAACAATAGTTTGAATAAATTAGTGTGACGCCCAGAAGCAAAATGACGTTCTGTCCCAggatgagtgtatgtaaacttctgactccAGTTGTTGCAACATACAGATGAATTTCCAAAGATAAAGATCTGAGGAtgttaaaggaagaaaataatcaataaccatagttttgatgattttattttggtaataatTCAAAGATCTTTTTAACACaagtttgtgaaataaaattataatatagCACATTTTGGACATAAAAGACTGATTTAACATAAGAACCACAGTAATCAGCTTTCTGCTCTGAGACTTAAAGTTCTGTCAAGTTGGCCGCAGTCCTCTGTAAAATCACCCAAATCAGAGACAAGATGAAGGAAAGGCCAGTCATGTCTCAGGATTTAGAGTTTATGACACGTTTTAAAGAAACGTTTTGAGTTCAACAATGATTGCGGAGATTAAATCTACCAATctctaaatgtttcatttaaaaaacatagaaatgagAATAGAATTACCTTTTTCCCCACAAAACTTCTAATACAATCatgttttctaacatttctTACATCTCGTCAGACATATTTGTGCACttatatttaaaagcaacattACACATAAACACATAGTTTTATTAATCTAATGCATTTTcttaaatgtacaaatgtagTAATTTAAAGCTTTAATTACTGACATGTTTCAGAATAAATGCTTTTGAAATGGGCCCTGTGGTCTTACAGTACAGAGCTGCTTTTAACACCTCCAGTCCTTCAGCACCGATCTGTCATCATTTCCAAGAGTCACAACAAACAGTGAGGCTTTTTCCTCTCTTATGGGTCCCATCTGTGGAATAGTCAGCAGGATCTCCTGAAGGCTAGACTTTACTTTTCAGCTACTAAACATCTGCTGTTAGGTTTATTCTTCAAATAAACTCTGAAAGAATCACAAGGACACAAAAACTTGTCTTTCTGCAGGAAGGGGAGAAGCTTGTCAGACTTAGCTAAGTCAGACAAGCTAACTCCAACAGGGTCTTGCAACCTTTCAATATTTATTCACTTCTAAGCATAGGCATGTCGTCATGATGATaattcaacaccaaaaacaagTACAGGAAAATGCATTCCATATATGGTAACTCTTTAAGAAAGCTGCGTTTGACATACACACAGGATGTCACCTGTCCTTGTAGACAGCTGAAAGCATCGGCACATTGTCTGGAAACGTCTTTAACAGGAAATCACATTTTGCAGAAGtataaaaacagcagatatgtcaataaataaatggtaaaaagtATCAATTCCCTATCACCTGCTGGTTCTCTAATGTGTAAaactaaattgtgtttttactcaACTTAATTAGTTGAGTTGGTTACTGTGTAAAATCTAAGGACACTAATTTATGTTCTCTATAGGTTCCAGAGCTTTCTCtatgttcagtgtttttctttcaatggttttctttttctcatctaATTTCCACTGGGTCtgtaacagtttttctttttcctttaacaaAGACTCTGTGTCATCATGGCTTTGTCTGTCTGTTATTTTGGTTTCCACTGATTGAagttcttctttgtttttcttcatttcagacTCAACTTCTCTGAGTTGTTCTGCTAGTTGATGTTTCTGGTTCTCCagttcagttttcactttgttcAGGGTGGAAAGAAGCGACTCTCTCTCATCCTGTCTTCCCCCTCCATCTTTGTGCCTGGACTGCTTCGACTTGATGCCTGTCATGTAAAGGAAATACTTTAATAACACATTAATAACTTTCATTTATCATCACCTCAGCTCACTTACTGGTTGTCTCATTTTCAGTCTCAGATTCAGGAACTTGTCTATTTTCTCTGCTCAAGTTGTTCCTGGTGGGAAGAAGCGACTCTTCTTCATCACATCCTTGCTCAGTGTATGAAGAATGCCTCGACTTCTTACCTGCcatggaaaaaataacattaaaacagagttaaacatttcattgtGCTTTGAAACACTGGTgctttttaaatacaaagtcattttaaatattttaagtataatagcagcatttttaaaagattttctatTGCTTACTGCAAAACATTGGACAAATACATAACTAGAACTTACATTTGTATATCCAGACTAAAACACTGGATATCAAAACACCGATAGCCATTCCAATGACACCTCCTATAAAAGCCCATTTCAGATTGCTGCTCTGGGTCATGTCAGGTGCAGGATTATCTGGAGAGAAGTCAAACTTTTATGTGTGTTgcacttttagaaaaaaaaataatttttatgttgcAGAATCCAAAAAGCAGAAAGGAGGCAGGAAATTTTATCTTTACAGTCCAGAtttcatgataaaataaaaaaaactcaccagCAGAACAACTGGAGACAGCAGGAAATaggaaatgcaacaaaatgcaaCAGGATGATCCGATTCTACAGAGGAGAAAACCAGGAAGAAGAAATCAAATTACACTAAGCACAAGTGACATGTTCTACATGAGAAAAAGTTTTATAACAAAAAtcaattcatatttatattcaaaaacataaatatctgaAAGACAAGACTTCACAGTTAtccaaatatacatcaaatgaAGCTGTAGACTATTTTTCTGATAAACTGGCCTAGTTTAACTAGAAAAAACGaattaaaataagtcattattttttaatctaatattCTAAAAGCGTACCTTAGTGTTCACCACGAAGACAGTTCAGTTCAGCTCAGCTCACCGAAGAGCGAATGAGCAACAGGATCAAAGTCCTGCAATAAACGAAATAGTTTCAGTCTTGTGATATgaaaatcaatcaagtttatttgtgtagaacatttcagcaacaacacagtttaaagtgctttaatcataaaacacaaaaatacaaagttataaaAGACACCACACAGTAAACCagtaaacatgacattttgtcaagtgacaaaatgtcatgttgttcatttttgttcttttcaaactcaataaaaaaaaaccaaagacgctctgatgaaaaaatactgCCTAGTGGAAATATTACAGATTTGcacaacattttaatgatgaaagATGTTTCCTGTTAATGTCAAATTAAATGGAGGCATCTCATGCTTAACCTGAATATACCTGgaggaaatgtaaacaaacaatttCATATTTGATAACTGTGACTACATTGAGATTCAGAACTTTGGaacaaataatttctttctACGTGTCATTGCAAAACTCTTACTAATAATTTCTATTACTACATTtgcaaatataatatattatctctctctctctctatatatatatatatctatatatatatatagatatatatatatatatagatagatagatagatagatagatctatatacagtatatattgttttttgtttatatatatctataaagatagatagatagactaATCTGGGAGtggaaacattcatttttaatgctaaaaattattttaaaagcacaatatgattaattttgtaaatgaCAGAGTTCCAgttctttttctatttctgtgaagaaaacaaacattttttccctGTCAGTCAGGGGCCCTTCGGATTGTTCGAACTCCCCTCATATatggcattaaaaaaattaaaaaataaaaactttagagaggcaaaaaaaaagtaattttcaaaGTATGTTGCTCAGGTTATTTCTCTTTGATTTGGaagagttttataaaaaaattccagaactttcataaaaagttgtttttgatacAATATTCATTATTCATTGACCTCTCATACATTTTCTGTCTCCTTAATCAAAATCATGATGTGCAACTTTTTCTGAATTCCTAACTATTTAAGGCAATAAACACAgtatttcagtaattaaatATCAGGACAAAATTTCTAGGAATAAAATCTAACTTCCCACAAAATATGACATGTATTTAAAAGAGAGAACATCAGgaacactgaaaatatttcaatgttaaaaacttttaaaaaatcacatattACAAAACAGCTTAATATGCATCTGACATgttaaagaacttttttttagccTAATACAAAATGTTGTTGTAATCGAATCTTAAATGTCCCTGCGATGGTGATATCTGTAAGTTTTAGAAATGTACATTCGATTTACAAACTTGATTAATGTTTAACCATgacatatattttataaaaaaacaatcaaaatgaacTGAACAATCAGCTGGATCCCCCGTTTAAATACTGCAGTGTTGTTGTTATCTCTTCTCTAGAATTAAATCTGGAATCTGTAAAGTGATAACAAAAAGGACTTTAGTAGTGAACAGTGGGAGTCAAAGTACAGATTCAAAGCTGTACTTTGACTAAAGTATAGCTTTAGTCAAAGACATGTATTTGATTCCACAACACATGTGGAATCAAATCTTGCTGATTTGGTTCCACATGTGTTTCTTTAGTACTTTGTTCTGTttaagatacattttcttttatttttctaaacctcctcattttacttctgttttcatCATGTACATCTCTATAGGTTCCAAAGCCTTCTCGATGTTCAGTATCTGTCTTTCATAATGTTTCTTCTCCTCATCCAGATTCCACTGGGACTGTAACagctttcctttttcttttaatagctGCTCCATGTAATCAGAGCTTTTCTTCTcagttattttttcctcctccatctgaacttcctctttgttttccttcctcttaGTCTGAACGTCTTGGAGTTTCTGGTCCAGCTGGTCCTTCTGGTTCTCTTCATGTTTTACTGCGTTCAGCAAGTCAAGACACTGTTTGTTCTCAtctattaatgaaaaaaaggagaaacttttaaataccaaaatgtgatggaaaataaaaaaataagatcagGATATCTGCAATCCTATCAGAAGTTGTTTCTCTATTAAACtgcattacaaaaacaacaaacaaaacaaaacaaaaaaacaagctggaAACATAAACAAGCACCACTCCTAGAAAGTCTGATCATTCTGGGACACATTTTGACCAGTAAtcaatttttacaaatttcacTAGAAATgtactgaacattttttttgaaataattaataaattacatcaaGTGATTGGCTTTGATTTATTATCCTCATTTAAAGTTATTCAATAATTCAGTCTCAGTTTCTTTGAAGCTTTTAAGTTTATCTttttggttttcagtttttttggttCACTTATTTCATCTCACTAAttaacatgttatttttattttgtagtttttttctgttttcctctgctgATTTAAatccttttctgtttctggaaACAATATCCAGATGAAACACATCATTTAATGTTGACTTGTTTCTGTGTtcacatcaaaattaaatgcaagTTGGATATCAGTACACTTGGCCCATAATAAATTCATGTCTTGATTAAATTATACTCAATTACAAAATAACTGAGCAACAAATTAACCATCCAGATTGTAAAGTCTAGTTCTGACTTAATGTGGCACTTGGC
The window above is part of the Xiphophorus couchianus chromosome 14, X_couchianus-1.0, whole genome shotgun sequence genome. Proteins encoded here:
- the LOC114157326 gene encoding butyrophilin subfamily 2 member A1-like gives rise to the protein MLTINHLSIIAVIGFLLLMFTCKGESQQTDSSQSVTVLVGEAVVLPCFLKPPKDASKMTVEWGRPDLKPRFVFVSLEGQEYTADQNEAYRGRSSMFPENLKNGDVSLKLSDVRISDNGRYRCYLPKEKKEYFVELVVGSVSSPGVSLSGLDVSSSGVMLDCRAAGWYPEPELFWLDGDGNIMSAGPAEKSPDPDGVYTVSSRVTVEKRNYNNFTCRVQQRDINQSRETHIHVPDGFFISQSDCNIFNIFAGILGLIIVIGAAGFIWKWRQTEISKKKLKVQANEEEKQLMIKEKEKLSEKKSKLEEELKYRNEDQKIIDQLIGALMETSEELKNQRKQLRDQREKTEKMIDEDEKKFNTIIDEERNQTENLVETRARGYLKLKGIIAESLEKMEKRKKYHQHVELMTEKLVEKTCKEVNRLKERKQEIEKNVEEIKKQLDEMKT